From Anopheles coluzzii chromosome 3, AcolN3, whole genome shotgun sequence, the proteins below share one genomic window:
- the LOC120959689 gene encoding uncharacterized protein LOC120959689: MAEESDLMELINRAISCAHPQVYGAVNLNRLREVLCLLVLAQKAGGENPSNAHHLNESTEKDNEVARNHSGVDITSDSCQNVDNPPPSSEQSENEEEINVNDTPTRSPSPEDKDQATGEQWQNVLFEIEKIACQMNEISERVNKIETKWQPMKCTCLAECGATADDENISPSQSNVSFSENNPSTQVNDANEPIFEVGQKKTVNDIDGLPAPREASPSEATDGNEPAALQSTSDQSVVSCKDGKNNNSPLPTTDIVMEQDQEGVNCIQEDDEKSTLPASNGTQNEKRKERAIFCDNFEQLVAIVEFLLEREKMFSERLGKVEAMVTLCTDELPNRLEEEDYKIPPSMGWEAKSPVQNSIQDPCTVKIVPETVAEQNNLKREAVASSIHTKVDEIENELGFLKATLNNLNIAAGGKLGAEVKNHVHCISCNCAAAMEVFETPIPQPVPFHVKRCLKPVLRRQLDSLRKELKDSVGAPVDMEPYWQLLKKPNSLRSK, from the exons ATGGCTGAGGAAAGTGATTTAATGGAGCTTATAAATCGGGCAATATCGTGTGCACACCCACAGGTTTACGGTGCAGTAAATTTAAATCGACTTCGAGAAGTTTTGTGTCTCTTGGTATTGGCCCAAAAGGCCGGCGGGGAAAATCCGTCCAATGCGCATCACTTGAATGAATCAACCGAAAAGGATAACGAAGTTGCAAGAAATCACTCTGGAGTAGATATAACAAGCGATTCATGTCAAAATGTTGATAATCCTCCACCATCGAGCGAACAAAGTGAAAATGAAGAGGAAATCAATGTGAATGATACTCCAACTCGATCGCCCTCGCCAGAAGACAAAGACCAAGCGACTGGAGAACAGTGGCAAAATGtattgtttgaaattgaaaaaattgcATGTCAG ATGAATGAAATCAGTGAACGTGTCAATAAAATTGAAACCAAGTGGCAACCCATGAAATGTACATGTTTGGCCGAATGTGGTGCTACTGCAGACGATGAGAATATAAGCCCATCGCAGAGTAATGTATCCTTCTCAGAAAACAACCCATCTACTCAAGTGAACGACGCAAACGAACCGATCTTTGAAGTTGGTCAAAAAAAGACAGTGAACGATATTGATGGCTTACCAGCGCCGCGTGAAGCATCACCATCGGAAGCAACAGATGGAAATGAACCTGCCGCACTGCAGTCAACCTCAGATCAGTCGGTCGTGTCTTGCAAAGACggtaaaaacaacaattcgCCACTACCGACCACTGATATTGTTATGGAGCAGGATCAGGAAGGTGTAAATTGTATACAGGAAGATGATGAAAAATCGACGCTGCCGGCATCAAATGGCACACAAAacgagaaaagaaaagagagagctATCTTTTGTGACAACTTTGAACAACTTGTGGCGATTGTTGAATTTTTGCTGGAACGAGAGAAAATGTTCTCCGAACGACTGGGTAAGGTGGAAGCAATGGTTACCTTGTGCACGGACGAGTTACCCAACCGCTTGGAGGAAGAAGATTACAAAATTCCACCGTCTATGGGCTGGGAAGCCAAATCCCCTGTACAGAACTCAATACAGGATCCTTGTACTGTGAAAATTGTTCCCGAAACAGTGGCGGAGCAAAACAATCTCAAAAGAGAAGCAGTGGCATCgagcatacacacaaaagTGGACGAAATCGAAAACGAGCTGGGTTTTCTAAAAGCAACATTAAATAATTTGAACATTGCTGCGGGCGGAAAATTAGGTGCCGAAGTTAAAAATCATGTACACTGTATATCCTGCAACTGTGCCGCTGCTATGGAAGTGTTTGAGACACCCATTCCCCAACCGGTTCCCTTTCATGTGAAACGCTGCTTGAAGCCGGTTCTACGCAGACAGCTGGATTCGTTAAGGAAGGAGTTAAAAGATTCGGTCGGTGCTCCAGTGGATATGGAACCATATTGGCAACTTTTAAAGAAACCCAATTCGTTACGatcgaaatga